The Streptomyces cynarae genome contains a region encoding:
- a CDS encoding ribonuclease domain-containing protein produces the protein MRTPTRATRIGAAAALLSALLMGGTVSATTADAAATSVGSICYSDLPSQAHDTLDLIDQGGPFPYSQDGTVFSNREGVLPGQSYGYYHEYTVITPGSSTRGARRIVTGEEYQEDYYTSDHYATFDLIDFGC, from the coding sequence ATGAGAACCCCCACACGCGCCACCCGGATCGGCGCCGCAGCCGCGCTCCTGTCCGCCCTCCTCATGGGCGGCACCGTCTCCGCCACCACGGCGGACGCCGCCGCCACCTCGGTCGGCAGCATCTGCTACAGCGACCTGCCGTCCCAGGCACACGACACCCTCGACCTGATCGACCAGGGCGGCCCCTTCCCGTACTCGCAGGACGGCACCGTCTTCTCCAACCGCGAAGGCGTACTCCCCGGCCAGTCCTACGGCTACTACCACGAGTACACCGTCATCACCCCCGGCTCCTCCACGCGTGGCGCCCGCCGCATCGTCACGGGCGAGGAGTACCAGGAGGACTACTACACCTCGGACCACTACGCGACGTTCGACCTGATCGACTTCGGCTGCTGA
- a CDS encoding IclR family transcriptional regulator, with amino-acid sequence MPPSTSSASDTPAKSAASGGVQSLERAFDLLERMADAGGEVGLSELSASSGLPLPTIHRLMRTLVACGYVRQQPNRRYALGPRLIRLGESASRLLGTWARPHLARLVEETGETANMALLDGDEIVYVAQVPSKHSMRMFTEVGRRVLPHSTGVGKALLASTPDDEVRALLARTGMPAATEKTITTPDAFLAALEEVRRLGYAVDDNEQEIGVRCLAVSVPDSPTAAAISISGPAGRVTEAATERIVPVLQQVAAELSRTLAASGGPAA; translated from the coding sequence GTGCCGCCGTCGACGTCCAGCGCCAGCGACACCCCCGCCAAGTCCGCCGCGAGCGGTGGTGTCCAGTCCCTCGAGCGCGCCTTCGACCTGCTGGAGCGGATGGCGGACGCGGGCGGCGAGGTCGGCCTGAGCGAGCTGTCCGCGAGCAGCGGCCTGCCGCTGCCCACGATCCACCGCCTGATGCGCACCCTGGTGGCCTGCGGGTACGTACGCCAGCAGCCCAACCGCCGCTATGCGCTCGGCCCCCGGCTGATCCGGCTCGGCGAGTCGGCGTCCCGGCTGCTGGGCACCTGGGCCCGGCCGCATCTGGCCCGCCTGGTGGAGGAGACCGGCGAGACGGCGAACATGGCGCTGCTCGACGGGGACGAGATCGTGTACGTGGCGCAGGTGCCCTCCAAGCACTCGATGCGGATGTTCACCGAGGTGGGCCGGAGGGTGCTGCCGCACTCCACCGGCGTGGGCAAGGCCCTGCTGGCGAGCACACCGGACGACGAGGTGCGCGCCCTGCTCGCCCGAACCGGCATGCCGGCCGCGACGGAGAAGACGATCACCACGCCGGACGCCTTCCTCGCCGCACTGGAGGAGGTGCGCCGGCTCGGGTACGCGGTCGACGACAACGAGCAGGAGATAGGGGTCCGGTGCCTCGCGGTGTCCGTGCCCGACTCCCCCACGGCCGCCGCGATCTCCATCTCGGGCCCGGCGGGGCGCGTCACCGAGGCGGCGACGGAACGGATCGTGCCGGTGCTCCAGCAGGTGGCGGCGGAACTGTCCCGGACTCTGGCGGCCTCGGGCGGCCCGGCCGCGTGA
- a CDS encoding nucleotidyltransferase family protein, which yields MTGNEVRIAGLLLAAGGGRRLGGQPKALLEHRGRPLVEHAAGVLRAAGCSRVHVVLGAGAAAVRERADLTGCVLVDNPDWEEGMGSSLRAGLASLAGTGARAALVLLVDQPGIGPEAVARVLCAFRDEESLASAAYEGVRGHPVLLGSAHWTGVARTATGDRGARAYLKAHDDAITFVECGDVAQAYDIDTVTDLTHLE from the coding sequence ATGACAGGCAACGAAGTGCGGATCGCCGGGCTGCTGCTCGCGGCAGGCGGGGGGCGGCGGCTCGGCGGACAACCCAAGGCCCTGCTCGAACACCGGGGGCGCCCGCTGGTGGAGCATGCGGCGGGAGTACTGCGCGCGGCCGGATGCAGCCGTGTCCACGTGGTGCTGGGAGCGGGGGCCGCCGCCGTACGGGAGCGTGCCGACCTCACCGGCTGCGTGCTGGTGGACAACCCGGACTGGGAGGAGGGCATGGGCTCCTCACTGCGGGCCGGGCTCGCCTCGCTCGCCGGGACGGGCGCGCGGGCGGCCCTGGTGCTGCTCGTCGACCAGCCCGGCATCGGGCCGGAGGCGGTGGCTCGGGTGCTCTGCGCGTTCCGGGACGAGGAGTCGCTGGCCTCGGCCGCGTACGAGGGGGTGCGCGGGCATCCGGTCCTGCTCGGCTCGGCCCACTGGACCGGTGTCGCCCGGACGGCGACCGGAGACCGTGGGGCACGCGCCTATCTGAAGGCGCACGACGACGCCATCACGTTCGTCGAGTGCGGGGACGTCGCGCAGGCGTACGACATCGACACGGTGACGGACCTGACCCACCTCGAGTGA
- the aceB gene encoding malate synthase A: MSAPAPSPAAIVDAEPLPRQEEVLTDAALAFVAELHRRFTPRRDELLARRAERRAEIARTSTLDFLPETAAIRADDSWRVAPAPEALDDRRVEITGPTDRKMTINALNSGARVWLADFEDASAPTWENVVLGQLNLIDAYTRSIDFTDPATGKSYALRPNEELATVVMRPRGWHLNERHLQVDGQPVPGAFVDFGLYFFHNAQRLLDLGKGPYFYLPKTESHLEARLWNDVFVFAQDHVGIPQGTIRATVLIETITAAYEMEEILYELRDHASGLNAGRWDYLFSIVKNFRDGGAKFVLPDRNAVTMTAPFMRAYTELLVRTCHRRGAHAIGGMAAFIPSRRDPEVNKVAFEKVRADKDREANDGFDGSWVAHPDLVPIAMESFDKVLGDRPNQKDRLREDVDVKAADLIAVDSLDAKPTYAGLVNAVQVGIRYIEAWLRGLGAVAIFNLMEDAATAEISRSQIWQWINAGVVLDNGERVTAELAREVAAQELRNIEAELGEEAFTAGKWQQAHDLLLKVALDEDYADFLTLPAYEQLEG, from the coding sequence ATGTCCGCACCAGCGCCGTCCCCGGCGGCCATCGTCGACGCCGAGCCCCTGCCCCGGCAGGAGGAGGTCCTCACCGACGCGGCGCTCGCCTTCGTGGCCGAGCTGCACCGGCGGTTCACGCCGCGCCGCGACGAGCTGCTGGCCCGTCGCGCGGAGCGCCGCGCCGAGATCGCCCGCACCTCCACGCTGGACTTCCTGCCCGAGACCGCCGCGATCCGCGCGGACGACAGCTGGAGGGTGGCGCCCGCGCCCGAAGCCCTCGACGACCGCCGGGTCGAGATCACCGGCCCCACCGACCGCAAGATGACCATCAACGCCCTCAACTCGGGCGCCAGGGTGTGGCTCGCGGACTTCGAGGACGCTTCCGCGCCCACCTGGGAGAACGTGGTCCTCGGCCAGCTCAACCTGATCGACGCCTACACCCGCAGCATCGACTTCACCGACCCGGCGACCGGCAAGTCGTACGCCCTGCGCCCGAACGAGGAGCTGGCGACGGTCGTCATGCGCCCGCGCGGCTGGCACCTGAACGAGCGTCACCTCCAGGTCGACGGACAGCCGGTCCCGGGCGCCTTCGTCGACTTCGGCCTGTACTTCTTCCACAACGCCCAGCGGCTGCTCGACCTCGGCAAGGGCCCGTACTTCTACCTCCCGAAGACCGAGTCGCACCTGGAGGCCCGCCTCTGGAACGACGTCTTCGTCTTCGCCCAGGACCACGTCGGCATCCCGCAGGGCACCATCCGCGCCACGGTCCTGATCGAGACGATCACGGCGGCGTACGAGATGGAGGAGATCCTCTACGAACTCCGCGACCACGCCTCCGGGTTGAACGCGGGCCGCTGGGACTACCTGTTCTCCATCGTGAAGAACTTCCGTGACGGCGGAGCGAAGTTCGTCCTGCCGGACCGCAACGCCGTCACGATGACGGCCCCGTTCATGCGCGCGTACACCGAACTCCTCGTCCGCACCTGCCACAGGCGCGGCGCGCACGCCATCGGCGGCATGGCCGCGTTCATCCCCTCCCGCAGGGACCCCGAGGTGAACAAGGTGGCCTTCGAGAAGGTCCGCGCCGACAAGGACCGCGAGGCGAACGACGGCTTCGACGGCTCCTGGGTGGCCCACCCCGACCTGGTCCCGATCGCGATGGAGTCCTTCGACAAGGTCCTCGGCGACAGGCCGAACCAGAAGGACCGGCTGCGCGAGGACGTCGACGTCAAGGCGGCCGATCTGATCGCCGTCGACTCCCTCGACGCCAAGCCGACGTACGCGGGCCTGGTCAACGCCGTCCAGGTCGGCATCCGTTACATCGAGGCGTGGCTGCGCGGCCTCGGCGCGGTCGCCATCTTCAACCTGATGGAGGACGCGGCCACCGCGGAGATCTCCCGCTCCCAGATCTGGCAGTGGATCAACGCCGGGGTCGTCCTCGACAACGGCGAGCGGGTCACCGCCGAGCTCGCCCGCGAGGTCGCCGCGCAGGAACTCCGGAACATCGAGGCGGAGCTCGGCGAGGAGGCCTTCACGGCCGGCAAGTGGCAGCAGGCCCACGACCTGCTGCTGAAGGTCGCGCTGGACGAGGACTACGCGGACTTCCTGACGCTTCCGGCCTACGAGCAGCTCGAAGGCTGA
- a CDS encoding DUF5955 family protein, with translation MVRSLGQRPVTGSEEDPRVAELRIAVSRLRRELAAHPAEFPDRAIAEDELAALAAMAAGGVPEIPRLRRSLLLIAGAIGSVSALTRGLTEVRKAVELFGEPPRGRRVSDDRA, from the coding sequence GTGGTGCGGAGCTTGGGACAGAGGCCAGTGACCGGCAGCGAAGAGGATCCGAGAGTGGCGGAACTGCGCATCGCCGTGTCCCGGCTGCGCCGTGAACTCGCCGCACATCCGGCCGAGTTCCCCGACCGGGCGATAGCCGAGGACGAACTGGCCGCACTCGCCGCGATGGCCGCGGGAGGCGTTCCCGAGATCCCCCGCCTGCGCCGCTCCCTGCTGCTGATCGCGGGAGCGATCGGCTCGGTCAGCGCACTGACCAGGGGTTTGACGGAGGTCCGCAAGGCGGTCGAACTCTTCGGGGAGCCGCCGCGCGGCAGGCGGGTATCAGACGACAGGGCCTAG
- a CDS encoding AIM24 family protein: MTLQQEIVGNAMQMAVVNLHPGQTVYCEAGKFLFKTTNVTMETRLSGPSNGGGQPQGGAGGGGMGGLLRQAMGTAMQVGQRALAGESLAFQYFTAQGGEGTVGFAGVLPGEMRALELDGTRAWFAEKDAFVAAESTVDFGIAFAGGRTGMSGGEGFILEKFTGHGTVIIAGAGNFIDLNPADFGGRIEVDTGCVVAFEEGIQYGVQRVGGLNRQGIMNMVFGGEGLSLATLEGNGRVILQSLTIESLANALKKAQGGDKQGPTGGLFSTHAG, translated from the coding sequence GTGACTCTTCAGCAAGAAATCGTCGGCAACGCCATGCAGATGGCGGTCGTCAACCTGCACCCGGGCCAGACCGTGTACTGCGAGGCGGGCAAGTTCCTCTTCAAGACCACGAACGTCACCATGGAGACCCGGCTGTCCGGCCCGTCGAACGGCGGCGGCCAGCCCCAGGGCGGAGCCGGTGGCGGCGGCATGGGCGGCCTCCTCCGCCAGGCCATGGGCACTGCCATGCAGGTCGGCCAGCGTGCGCTGGCGGGCGAGTCGCTGGCGTTCCAGTACTTCACCGCGCAGGGCGGCGAGGGCACCGTCGGCTTCGCGGGCGTGCTGCCCGGCGAGATGCGGGCGCTGGAACTCGACGGCACGCGTGCGTGGTTCGCGGAGAAGGACGCCTTCGTGGCCGCCGAGTCGACCGTCGACTTCGGCATCGCCTTCGCCGGCGGCCGCACCGGCATGAGCGGCGGCGAGGGCTTCATCCTGGAGAAGTTCACCGGACACGGCACCGTGATCATCGCCGGCGCGGGCAACTTCATCGACCTCAACCCCGCCGACTTCGGCGGTCGCATCGAGGTGGACACCGGGTGCGTCGTCGCCTTCGAGGAGGGCATCCAGTACGGCGTCCAGCGCGTCGGCGGCCTCAACCGCCAGGGAATCATGAACATGGTCTTCGGCGGCGAGGGCCTCTCCCTGGCCACCCTGGAGGGCAACGGCCGCGTGATCCTTCAGTCCCTGACCATCGAGAGCCTCGCCAACGCGTTGAAGAAGGCGCAAGGGGGCGACAAGCAGGGGCCGACCGGCGGACTGTTCTCGACCCACGCGGGGTGA
- a CDS encoding HipA family kinase, giving the protein MLREVAATRYIQPLRSGGSVPGVVEADDLGTYVVKFTGSAQGTKALVAEVIVGELARRLGLRVPELVLAHFDPAIGAHEPHQEVRDLLNASPGLNLGMDYLPGARDFTPEVAQVFPVDPVEAGRIIWLDALTVNVDRTVHSSNLMVWPTFGIAPPRLWLIDHGAALVFHHRWDASAPEKAYDFRHHALGHFAPDMRAAEDTLAPLVTEELLREVTEEVPDAWLTDEPGFATPGDVREAYVDYLTARVKASEAWLPTDFPTQEERAAEEAQRAARTQRGRPDWLKWVPDLHGEPAAEQDWSVHLG; this is encoded by the coding sequence ATGCTGAGAGAGGTGGCCGCCACCCGCTACATCCAACCCCTGCGCTCCGGTGGCTCCGTCCCCGGAGTCGTCGAGGCCGACGACCTGGGGACGTACGTCGTGAAGTTCACCGGCTCCGCACAGGGCACCAAGGCCCTGGTCGCCGAGGTCATCGTGGGGGAGCTGGCGCGTCGGCTCGGGCTGCGCGTCCCCGAGCTGGTCCTCGCCCACTTCGATCCCGCGATCGGCGCGCACGAACCGCACCAGGAGGTGCGCGACCTGCTGAACGCCAGCCCCGGCCTCAACCTCGGCATGGACTACCTGCCGGGCGCCCGGGACTTCACGCCCGAGGTCGCCCAGGTCTTCCCCGTCGACCCGGTGGAGGCCGGAAGGATCATCTGGCTCGACGCGCTGACCGTGAACGTGGACCGCACGGTGCACAGCTCCAACCTCATGGTCTGGCCCACCTTCGGCATCGCACCCCCGCGGCTGTGGCTGATCGACCACGGTGCCGCGCTCGTCTTCCACCACCGCTGGGACGCCTCCGCACCCGAGAAGGCCTACGACTTCCGCCACCACGCCCTCGGCCACTTCGCCCCGGACATGCGGGCCGCGGAGGACACCCTGGCGCCGCTCGTGACCGAGGAGCTGCTGCGCGAGGTCACCGAGGAGGTACCGGACGCCTGGCTGACGGACGAGCCGGGCTTCGCGACGCCCGGCGACGTCCGTGAAGCCTACGTGGACTACCTCACGGCCCGGGTCAAGGCGTCCGAGGCATGGCTGCCCACCGACTTCCCCACCCAGGAGGAGCGCGCCGCCGAGGAGGCCCAGCGTGCGGCGCGGACACAGCGAGGCCGGCCCGACTGGCTCAAGTGGGTCCCGGACCTGCACGGCGAACCGGCCGCGGAACAGGATTGGTCGGTGCACCTGGGATGA
- the allB gene encoding allantoinase AllB, with product MSDAELVLRSTRVITPEGTRAASVAVAGGTITAVLPYDAAVPAGAHLEDLGDDVLLPGLVDTHVHVNDPGRTEWEGFWTATRAAAAGGITTLIDMPLNSVPPTTTVAHLRTKQEVAAGKAHVDVGFWGGALPDNVKDLRPLHDAGVFGFKAFLSPSGVDEFPHLDKEQLARSLAEIAGFDGLLIVHAEDPRHLAAAPQQGGPRYADFLASRPRHAEDTAIAHLIDQAKRFNARVHVLHLSSSDALPLIAAAKAEGVRITVETCPHYLTLTAEEVPDGASEFKCCPPIREAANQDLLWQALADGTIDCVVTDHSPSTADLKTGDFGTAWGGISGLQLSLAAVWTEARRRGHGLQDVVRWMSERTARLVGLQDRKGAIAAGHDADFAVLAPEETFTVDPAALQHRNPVTAYAGRTLHGVVRSTWLRGERIVANGEFTGPKGRLLGRTD from the coding sequence GTGTCCGACGCTGAACTGGTGCTGCGCTCCACGCGCGTGATCACCCCCGAAGGCACGCGCGCCGCGTCGGTCGCGGTCGCCGGGGGCACGATCACGGCCGTCCTGCCGTACGACGCCGCCGTACCGGCCGGGGCCCACCTGGAGGACCTGGGCGACGACGTCCTGCTGCCCGGCCTCGTCGACACGCACGTGCACGTCAACGACCCGGGCCGCACCGAGTGGGAGGGCTTCTGGACCGCCACCCGCGCGGCGGCGGCAGGCGGCATCACCACGTTGATCGACATGCCGCTCAACTCGGTGCCCCCGACCACGACGGTCGCCCACCTCCGCACCAAGCAGGAGGTCGCGGCCGGCAAGGCCCACGTCGACGTCGGGTTCTGGGGCGGCGCGCTGCCCGACAACGTCAAGGACCTCAGGCCGCTGCACGACGCGGGCGTCTTCGGCTTCAAGGCGTTCCTGTCACCCTCGGGCGTGGACGAGTTCCCGCACCTCGACAAGGAGCAACTGGCCCGCTCCCTGGCCGAGATCGCCGGTTTCGACGGGCTGCTGATCGTGCACGCGGAAGACCCGCGCCACCTCGCCGCCGCCCCGCAGCAGGGCGGTCCCCGATACGCGGACTTCCTCGCCTCCCGGCCCCGGCACGCGGAGGACACGGCCATCGCGCACCTCATCGACCAGGCGAAACGGTTCAACGCGCGTGTGCACGTGCTGCACCTCTCCTCCAGCGACGCGCTGCCGCTGATCGCCGCCGCCAAGGCGGAGGGCGTACGGATCACGGTGGAGACCTGTCCGCACTACCTCACCCTGACCGCCGAGGAAGTGCCCGACGGGGCCAGCGAGTTCAAGTGCTGCCCGCCCATCCGCGAGGCCGCCAACCAGGATCTGCTGTGGCAGGCGCTGGCGGACGGCACGATCGACTGCGTAGTCACCGACCACTCCCCGTCGACCGCCGATCTGAAGACCGGCGACTTCGGCACCGCCTGGGGCGGCATCTCGGGCCTGCAGCTGAGCCTGGCCGCGGTGTGGACCGAGGCGCGCAGGCGGGGGCACGGCCTGCAGGACGTGGTCCGCTGGATGTCCGAGCGCACGGCCCGGCTCGTGGGACTCCAGGACCGCAAGGGCGCCATCGCGGCGGGCCACGACGCGGACTTCGCCGTGCTCGCGCCCGAGGAGACCTTCACCGTGGACCCGGCGGCCCTCCAGCACCGCAACCCGGTCACCGCGTACGCGGGCAGGACCCTGCACGGCGTCGTCAGGTCCACCTGGCTGCGCGGCGAACGGATCGTGGCGAACGGCGAGTTCACCGGACCGAAGGGACGCCTGCTCGGCAGGACCGACTGA
- a CDS encoding GNAT family N-acetyltransferase: MRYSPMPLQLATARLSLRPWTEADIDAHRVLVAERGGDMPSIEDNRRMIEDQRAASALTGIALLPVIRRDVGDFIGYCGLTVGRGSVDEPEIAYELFRRVHGQGYATEAASAVLDAAIATGRKRLWSTVRPWNAPSLRVLEKLGFQRDHVSTDDSGELVWLTRSLP, from the coding sequence ATGCGGTATTCACCGATGCCCCTCCAACTGGCGACCGCTCGACTGAGCTTGCGTCCGTGGACCGAGGCCGACATCGACGCCCATCGCGTGCTCGTCGCCGAACGGGGTGGTGATATGCCGTCGATCGAGGACAACCGGCGGATGATCGAGGATCAGCGCGCTGCGTCGGCACTGACCGGGATTGCTCTGCTGCCCGTCATACGCCGCGATGTGGGTGACTTCATCGGGTATTGCGGCCTCACGGTCGGTCGGGGTTCCGTTGACGAGCCAGAGATCGCCTACGAGCTGTTTCGGCGCGTGCACGGACAGGGCTATGCCACCGAGGCGGCGTCCGCGGTGCTCGACGCGGCGATCGCGACTGGACGGAAACGGCTCTGGTCGACAGTGCGTCCCTGGAATGCGCCATCGCTACGCGTCCTCGAAAAGCTCGGGTTCCAGCGCGACCACGTCTCGACCGACGACAGCGGCGAACTGGTGTGGCTCACCCGCTCCCTGCCGTAG
- a CDS encoding NAD-dependent epimerase/dehydratase family protein — protein sequence MKVFLTGGSGYLGKATITALIRRGHAVEALARSERSADAVRALGALPVIGGLDDLEVLNAAASRAEAVVHLAQADSGEADLAAADAMQDGIGTGTYVHTGGTWVYGDTDGVADETAPWNPPALVAWRRPVEEAVLQRAARGGRPVVVRPGLLYGGENRLIDMFFTAPGKQAGAIPYIGDGANHWALVHVDDIAELYVAALKAKAGSVYVGVGGVNPTAKDVALAISRSAGIDGKTESISLKQAREQMGPIADAFALDQQFTPSRARAELEWTPGHTDPLAVLARG from the coding sequence ATGAAGGTTTTCCTCACCGGTGGTTCCGGTTACCTCGGCAAGGCGACGATCACCGCGCTGATCCGGCGCGGACACGCCGTCGAGGCACTGGCCCGCAGCGAACGCTCCGCGGACGCGGTCCGCGCACTGGGTGCCCTCCCGGTGATCGGCGGGCTGGACGACCTGGAGGTGCTCAACGCCGCCGCGTCTCGGGCCGAGGCCGTCGTGCACCTGGCCCAGGCGGACAGCGGGGAGGCCGATCTGGCCGCCGCCGACGCCATGCAGGACGGCATCGGCACGGGGACGTACGTGCACACGGGCGGCACGTGGGTCTACGGCGACACCGACGGGGTGGCCGACGAGACCGCGCCCTGGAACCCGCCCGCCCTGGTCGCGTGGCGGCGCCCCGTGGAGGAGGCCGTCCTCCAGCGGGCGGCGCGCGGCGGACGGCCCGTGGTCGTCCGGCCCGGGCTGCTCTACGGCGGAGAGAACCGGCTGATCGACATGTTCTTCACCGCACCCGGCAAGCAGGCGGGCGCCATCCCCTACATCGGCGACGGCGCCAACCACTGGGCGCTGGTCCACGTCGACGACATCGCGGAGCTCTACGTCGCCGCCCTGAAGGCGAAGGCCGGTTCCGTCTACGTCGGCGTGGGCGGAGTGAACCCCACGGCCAAGGACGTGGCGCTGGCCATCAGCCGGTCGGCCGGCATCGACGGGAAGACGGAGTCGATCTCTCTGAAGCAGGCACGGGAGCAGATGGGCCCCATCGCGGACGCCTTCGCCCTCGACCAGCAGTTCACCCCGTCCCGCGCTCGCGCGGAGCTGGAGTGGACGCCCGGCCACACCGACCCGCTGGCGGTCCTTGCCCGCGGCTGA
- a CDS encoding SelT/SelW/SelH family protein encodes MTHRVQIEYCTRCRWLPRAAWLAQELLTTFEAELTELSLKPGTGGVFVVRVNDEVVWDRREQGFPEPTAVKQLVRDRVAPGKPLGHSEK; translated from the coding sequence ATGACCCACCGTGTCCAGATCGAGTACTGCACCCGGTGCCGCTGGCTGCCCCGGGCGGCCTGGCTGGCGCAGGAACTGCTGACCACTTTCGAGGCGGAACTGACCGAGCTGTCGCTCAAGCCCGGTACCGGCGGTGTGTTCGTCGTCCGGGTGAACGACGAGGTGGTGTGGGACCGGCGGGAGCAGGGGTTCCCGGAGCCCACGGCCGTGAAGCAGCTCGTACGCGACCGAGTGGCCCCGGGCAAGCCCCTGGGCCACTCGGAGAAGTGA
- the alc gene encoding allantoicase: MTAIPSFTGDANPYRGGDPYADYRTADFPFTRYADLADRRLGAGVIAANDEFFAERENLLVPGRAEFDPEHFGHKGKVMDGWETRRRRGASAGHPWPAQDDHDWALVRLGAPGVVRGVVVDTAHFRGNYPQAVSVEGTSVAGSPSPEELLGDDVKWTTLVPRTPVGGHAANGFEVDVEQRFTHLRLNQHPDGGIARLRVHGEVVPDPAWLEVLGTFDVVALENGGRVEDASDLFYSPATNTIQPGRSRKMDDGWETRRRRDRGHDWIRYRLAAQAQIRAIEIDTAYLKGNAAGWASVSVKDGEDGDWREILPRTRLQPDTDHRFALPAPAIGTHARVDIYPDGGISRLRLHGSLTQDGANRLAARHQELGG; the protein is encoded by the coding sequence GTGACGGCGATTCCGAGTTTCACGGGCGACGCGAACCCCTACCGGGGCGGCGACCCCTACGCGGACTACCGCACCGCCGACTTCCCCTTCACCCGGTACGCCGACCTCGCCGACCGCCGGCTCGGCGCCGGCGTCATCGCCGCCAACGACGAGTTCTTCGCCGAGCGCGAGAACCTTCTGGTGCCCGGGCGCGCCGAGTTCGACCCAGAGCACTTCGGGCACAAGGGCAAGGTCATGGACGGCTGGGAGACGCGCCGCCGCCGGGGCGCCTCGGCCGGGCACCCGTGGCCCGCTCAGGACGACCACGACTGGGCGCTGGTACGCCTCGGCGCGCCCGGCGTCGTACGGGGCGTCGTCGTCGACACGGCCCACTTCCGGGGCAACTACCCGCAGGCGGTCTCCGTCGAGGGCACGTCGGTCGCCGGTTCCCCGTCACCGGAGGAACTGCTCGGGGACGACGTGAAGTGGACGACGCTGGTGCCGCGCACCCCGGTCGGCGGCCACGCCGCCAACGGCTTCGAGGTGGACGTGGAGCAGCGCTTCACCCACCTCAGGCTGAACCAGCACCCCGACGGGGGCATCGCACGCCTGCGCGTCCACGGCGAGGTCGTGCCGGACCCGGCGTGGCTGGAGGTGCTCGGCACCTTCGACGTGGTGGCCCTGGAGAACGGGGGCCGGGTGGAGGACGCCTCCGACCTCTTCTACTCGCCCGCCACCAACACCATCCAGCCGGGCCGCTCCCGGAAGATGGACGACGGCTGGGAGACACGGCGCCGTCGCGACCGGGGTCACGACTGGATCCGCTACCGCCTGGCGGCGCAGGCACAGATCCGGGCGATCGAGATCGACACCGCCTACCTGAAGGGCAATGCGGCGGGCTGGGCGTCGGTCTCGGTCAAGGACGGTGAGGACGGCGACTGGCGCGAGATCCTCCCGCGCACCCGCCTCCAGCCCGACACCGACCACCGCTTCGCCCTCCCGGCCCCGGCGATCGGCACCCACGCGCGCGTGGACATCTACCCGGACGGCGGCATCTCCCGCCTGCGCCTGCACGGCTCCCTGACGCAGGACGGGGCGAACCGGCTGGCGGCACGCCACCAGGAACTGGGCGGCTGA
- a CDS encoding LysR family transcriptional regulator: MDVDLRKLRYFVAVAEELHFGRAAERLHIAQPVLSRQIRALEEELRAELFVRDRRGTMLTPAGEQLREDAPPLLAASEALLRRVTSAARGTPTFTIGFMPGITVTSAVRALTSRRPGLEVRLLRTSWVDQVEVLHDGRADVSIVRLPIDRQGLQVVPLFQEPRVVVLPLDHPLAGKQSVAIADLAADHLLQDPDAVPEWRDVALEMRERDRPEVPRIHQVEEKLELVASGAGVCVIPLSTAGFYTRPDVVPVPVEDIGPNHVCLAWMATRRSPLIREFAEAASSIAPPRSDAMT; the protein is encoded by the coding sequence GTGGACGTCGACCTGCGGAAGCTCAGGTACTTCGTGGCGGTGGCCGAGGAACTCCACTTCGGCCGCGCCGCCGAACGCCTGCACATCGCCCAGCCGGTTCTGTCCCGGCAGATCCGGGCGCTCGAGGAGGAGCTGCGGGCAGAGCTGTTCGTCCGTGACCGCCGCGGCACGATGCTCACCCCGGCGGGCGAGCAGTTGCGGGAGGACGCACCCCCGCTCCTCGCCGCGTCCGAGGCACTGCTCCGGCGGGTCACCTCCGCGGCCAGGGGCACGCCCACCTTCACGATCGGCTTCATGCCCGGCATCACCGTGACGTCCGCGGTGCGCGCCCTGACCTCGCGCCGCCCGGGGCTCGAAGTGCGGCTGCTGCGCACGAGCTGGGTCGACCAGGTGGAAGTGCTCCACGACGGCCGGGCGGACGTCAGCATCGTCCGTCTGCCGATCGACCGACAAGGTCTCCAGGTGGTGCCGTTGTTCCAGGAGCCCAGGGTCGTCGTCCTGCCCCTGGACCACCCCCTGGCCGGCAAGCAGTCGGTGGCCATCGCGGACCTGGCCGCCGATCACCTGTTGCAGGACCCGGACGCCGTGCCGGAGTGGCGCGACGTGGCCCTCGAGATGCGCGAGCGCGACCGGCCCGAGGTGCCCCGGATCCATCAGGTCGAGGAGAAGCTGGAGCTCGTGGCCTCCGGAGCCGGAGTCTGTGTGATCCCGCTGTCCACGGCAGGCTTCTACACGCGCCCGGACGTCGTTCCCGTACCGGTCGAGGACATCGGCCCCAACCACGTGTGCCTGGCGTGGATGGCCACCCGGCGTTCCCCGCTCATCCGCGAGTTCGCCGAGGCGGCTTCGAGCATCGCGCCTCCACGGTCCGACGCGATGACGTAG